The window CACCGTACATCTCTGTGCATCTGGTAAAATAATGCTCAGCGTAACGGGTATGCGCATCGGTCCACTGGACCTGTCGAACTTACAGCCGCTGCAGACAAAAACTAAATGATGATGTAGGTTTTCGATTCGCATATAGATGGAAAGCAAACGCGCGTCGTTCGAGGGGGCTCTCGAAGCATTGGGTGTGACAGTTTCCACCACTACCAAGTCCGAACTCGAAGCCGCTGTTACGGAGGCGGTCACGGAGCCTGCAGTCGGGATCGCGCTCGACGAGACGGTTGGGGACGAGGCGGTTTCACTGACGGAGACGCCGGTAACGGTCGACCCCACCCCGGTCGCGCTTCGCGAGGCGGCCACCGGCGTCACCGGTGCCGAACTCGGTGTCGGCGACTACGGTTCACTCGTCCTTTCGATGACTGAAACGGCCAGCGAACTCGTGAGCCTGTTTGTCGAGCGGCATGTCGCCATTCTTCACGAGGACGATATCAAGCCCGACATGGACGCAGCGGTGGCAGAACTTGACGAGCGGTTCACCGAAACTAACGGGAGTGCGATTATCGCAACAGGACCGAGTGCAACGGCCGACATGGGGGCACTCGTCAAAGGGGCACACGGAGCCAAAGAGGTCCACGTCATCATCGTGGAGGAGGGGGCGTGACGATGGCGACGGCCGACGAACTCCGTGAACTGATGCGAACCGAAGGAGCGGCAATCGCGGAGAACACGCAGGGGTTCAACGCGGGGCGCTACGACTCTGTTGGGGACCTAGAAGACTACGAAGCGCTCAAACAAGCCGCACGCAGTATCAAGGAGGACGCCATCGCGGAGCTTCCGGATCTCCTCGACCAACTAACGGAAACCATCGAAGCGAACGGGGGGACGGTGTACATCGCCGATGACGCCGCTGACGCGAACGAGTACATCCGCAACGTCGTCGATGACCGAGCGGCTGACCGGGTCGTCAAGAGCAAGTCGATGACGAGCGAGGAGATCGAGGTCAACGACGCGCTCGAAGCGGACGGCGTTGACGTGGTCGAGACGGATCTGGGCGAGTGGGTGTTGCAGGTCGCCGACGAAGCCCCCTCCCACATCGTCGCGCCGG is drawn from Haloarcula sp. CBA1129 and contains these coding sequences:
- a CDS encoding LUD domain-containing protein, which codes for MESKRASFEGALEALGVTVSTTTKSELEAAVTEAVTEPAVGIALDETVGDEAVSLTETPVTVDPTPVALREAATGVTGAELGVGDYGSLVLSMTETASELVSLFVERHVAILHEDDIKPDMDAAVAELDERFTETNGSAIIATGPSATADMGALVKGAHGAKEVHVIIVEEGA